In Topomyia yanbarensis strain Yona2022 chromosome 2, ASM3024719v1, whole genome shotgun sequence, one DNA window encodes the following:
- the LOC131678543 gene encoding endocuticle structural glycoprotein SgAbd-2-like, producing MKQIVCALLLALICAVSADKDATVLRHDAEVNPDGSYQFAYETSNGILHEEQGTLKDVGEEKAQIAQGRFAYTDPEGNKISLQYIADENGFQPTGDHLPTPPPIPVLIEKALRILAEKSQRK from the exons ATGAAACAA ATTGTCTGTGCGTTGCTGTTAGCGCTCATATGCGCCGTCTCTGCCGACAAGGATGCAACTGTGCTGCGGCATGACGCAGAAGTAAACCCTGATGGTTCGTACCAGTTTGCATATGAAACCTCAAACGGAATCCTGCACGAGGAGCAGGGTACCCTGAAGGATGTCGGCGAAGAGAAAGCTCAG ATTGCCCAAGGTCGGTTCGCATACACTGATCCCGAAGGAAACAAAATTTCCCTGCAGTACATTGCCGACGAGAATGGATTCCAGCCCACGGGTGACCATTTACCGACTCCCCCGCCAATCCCAGTTTTGATCGAAAAGGCTCTGCGGATTCTGGCGGAGAAGTCGCAGCGGAAGTGA